The Rhopalosiphum maidis isolate BTI-1 chromosome 1, ASM367621v3, whole genome shotgun sequence genome has a segment encoding these proteins:
- the LOC113548159 gene encoding deoxyribose-phosphate aldolase — protein MSNPGILFDESMLKLINFQDKDIVTIVDECDRCTKVGFLPEVEASYLGLLIHVMDLTSLNSIDNQKTIEALVDKALTFTKKMLKTDIESMASNHSCEIYNYFTNSTLTPQTVCVSSVRVADAVQRINCQNEHIDIASVAGGFPMGQVPLSCRITEVEYAISQGAAEIDIVIDRGLANTGDFKRIYHDLRSIKSVCVNGDVTLKTILSVTELDSYDTVYKVAMTAMMAGSDFIKTSTGKEAENATLSHGVIMCQAIKKYHDITGYQVGIKPAGGIKFNEQALSWLVLVKNQLGNDWLKASLFRIGASSLLEDVVKRLSIVLKKLQTNY, from the exons ATGTCAAATCCAGGAATACTTTTCG atgaatccATGCTGAAGTTAATCAATTTTCAAGATAAGGATATTGTGACAATTGTTGATGAATGTGATAGATGTACCAAAGTCGGTTTTTTACCTGAAGTAGAAGCTTCTTATTTGGGTCTCTTAATTCATGTTATGGATCTTACTTCACTTAATTCTATAGACAATCAAAAAACTATTGAAGCTCTTGTAGATAAg gcACTaacttttactaaaaaaatgttaaaaactgACATTGAAAGTATGGCATCAAATCATTCTTGTGAAATTTACAACTACTTCACTAATAGTACATTAACTCCTCAAACAGTTTGTGTATCTTCCGTGCGTGTAGCTGATGCTGTTCAAAGAATAAATTGTCAAAACGAACACATAGACATTGCTTCTG TTGCAGGAGGATTTCCTATGGGCCAAGTGCCGTTGAGTTGTCGAATAACTGAAGTAGAATATGCAATTTCACAAGGAGCAGCAGAAATAGATATTGTAATCGATCGTGGTCTAGCGAACACTGgtgattttaaaagaatatatcaTGATTTGCGTTCCATCAAAAGTGTGTGTGTTAATGGTGATGTTACgttaaaaacaattctatCTGTTACCGAATTGGATTCTTATGATACCGTGTATAAAGTAGCTATGACAGCTATGATGGCTGGATCAgactttattaaaacatctactg GAAAAGAAGCTGAGAATGCCACATTGTCTCATGGTGTAATTATGTGtcaagcaattaaaaaatatcacgaTATAACAGGTTAccag GTTGGCATTAAACCAGCCGgaggaattaaatttaatgaacaaGCACTCAGTTGGCTCGTATTAGTGAAGAACCAATTGGGAAATGATTGGTTGAAAGCAAGTTTATTCCGTATCGGTGCTTCCAGTCTATTAGAAGATGTTGTCAAAAGATTAAgcattgttttgaaaaaattgcagacaaactattaa
- the LOC113561179 gene encoding uncharacterized protein LOC113561179 has protein sequence MADSRCCFGCSNVRKGAWVISIFDMLICIILTIRAISTLSITPYSYSFKLKQNSLYDDAPPSLSSDHRLQQLEKDFNIFSQLFIIFLFFYVNLNLKKATFIRNAQSINQWLVINLIFFVFFALFIGFTTIKNASPDIIPIGIPVSIVVVYQIYVVKCFYDDELNAITPPTLHATPYVTITSQTLQTPVYPVQAGPYVIQQVHQPISQTPYPQQTYQYQPQQQTPSQSHVAMPVPSQQTLQEYCNPPPYSPSYNTQEGSSAKQ, from the exons ATGGCGGACTCAAGATGCTGTTTCGGCTGTTCGAACGTGCGCAAGGGCGCGTGGGTGATATCAATTTTTGATATG ttaatttgtataatactcaCGATACGAGCTATTTCTACGCTAAGCATTACACCATATTCGTATTCATTCAAACTAAAACAGAACTCCCTGTATG atgATGCACCGCCGTCCCTCTCTAGTGACCACCGTCTTCAACAATTGGAAAAAGATTTCAACATATTtagtcaattatttattattttcttatttttttatgttaacttGAATCTGAAGAAAGCAACTTTTATA cgTAACGCTCAAAGTATCAATCAGTGGTTGGtgattaacttaatattttttgtattctttGCTCTCTTTATTGGTTTTACTACAATCAAAAACGCATCACCAGATATAATTCCTATTGGAATTCCTGTAAGCA ttGTTGTAGTATACCAGATTTATGTGgtgaaatgtttttatgatgACGAACTTAATGCTATAACTCCACCTACATTGCATGCCACTCCATACGTGACCATAACCAGTCAGACATTGCAGACTCCGGTCTATCCTGTGCAAGCTGGACCTTACGTTATTCAACAAGTGCATCAGCCTATTTCACAAACTCCTTATCCTCAGCAAACATACCAGTATCAGCCACAACAGCAAACTCCATCTCAATCTCATGTGGCTATGCCTGTGCCAAGTCAACAAACCCTTCAGGAGTATTGTAACCCTCCACCATATTCGCCAAGTTATAATACACAAGAAGGCTCTTCAGcaaaacaataa
- the LOC113548321 gene encoding odorant receptor 22c-like codes for MVNSRRTANDDRTTAPNPAEKDADGDTVMDVELFKSIGMYQLLRPAECGLNSRRCRMAALVVVALTLGLQSMQVCRLYLARHDFQMFANMGVLVINGLMCLLKGYMVVANADRMCATLEATRYAFTGCGGRDPSELRRCRATLSAILRTFVALSFGTLFVWVLIPWFMASEYDDMPTVWAVVYVVESIILTVNVFCWTSFDCYLVTMCFVFDALFRTMSTGYETLGRCRSSASKLSARQQFDTVATISKASISDDNYDDLTNHILDNKNIIEQYDAFFDVVRPMVLIQIADGSYSIITLIFLTSLAYIKGYSIVSAPILKFVCGLASLTIELYIYCYGFNHIEDGKSTVNFGLYSSNWTEMDLKFKKTLLLAMTMNSAHKRVMKVSPNSIVNLEMFSRVMNMSYSIVSVLLNY; via the exons ATGGTAAATTCCAGAAGGACCGCCAATGACGACAGGACGACGGCGCCAAATCCCGCGGAAAAGGATGCCGATGGCGATACGGTCATGGACGTGGAGCTGTTCAAGTCGATCGGAATGTATCAGCTGTTGCGCCCAGCCGAGTGCGGCCTAAACAGCCGCAGATGCCGGATGGCCGCGCTGGTGGTCGTGGCCCTGACGCTCGGGCTGCAATCGATGCAGGTGTGCCGGCTATACCTGGCCCGTCACGACTTTCAGATGTTCGCAAACATGGGCGTGTTGGTCATCAATGGGCTCATGTGCCTGCTCAAGGGCTACATGGTGGTGGCCAACGCGGACCGGATGTGCGCCACGTTGGAGGCGACCCGGTACGCGTTCACCGGCTGCGGTGGCCGCGACCCGTCCGAGCTGCGCCGGTGCCGGGCCACGCTGTCCGCCATCCTCCGCACGTTCGTCGCGCTCAGCTTCGGCACGCTGTTCGTGTGGGTGCTCATACCGTGGTTCATGGCGTCCGAGTACGACGACATGCCCACCGTCTGGGCAGTGGTGTACGTCGTCGAGTCCATCATACTCACCGTCAACGTGTTCTGCTGGACGTCGTTCGACTGTTACCTGGTCACCATGTGTTTTGTATTCGACGCCCTGTTCCGTACCATGTCCACCGGTTACGAGACGCTTGGCCGTTGCCGGTCGAGTGCCAGTAAATTATCGGCGCGTCAACAGTTCGATACCGTGG CCACGATAAGCAAAGCATCGATATCAGATGACAACTATGACGACTTGACAAATCACATTcttgacaataaaaatataatcga ACAGTACGATGCGTTTTTCGACGTCGTTCGACCTATGGTTCTGATCCAAATAGCTGATGGGTCATACTCAATAATTACGTTGATATTTCTCACATCGTTG GCGTATATCAAGGGTTATTCGATCGTGTCAGCgccaattttgaaatttgtctGTGGACTGGCTTCGCTCACCATTGaactgtatatttattgttacggCTTCAACCACATAGAAGACGgg AAATCCACGGTGAATTTTGGACTTTATAGCAGCAATTGGACGGAGAtggatttgaaatttaaaaaaactttgttGTTGGCTATGACCATGAACTCTGCTCACAAGCGAGTGATGAAAGTATCACCAAATTCTATCGTAAATCTGGAAATGTTCTCCAgg GTGATGAACATGTCATACTCGATTGTGTCcgtattactaaattattaa